One part of the Polyangiaceae bacterium genome encodes these proteins:
- a CDS encoding N-acetylmuramoyl-L-alanine amidase: MRPAATPCIRRRSALVCCVLAGVVACSTKQPSGQQPSASGSATLAAPPRTRSELVAEADRLAVEGEREDGPQGAKKLDQAARLRRDVWRRWGRRVDALEALELWRISAEKEWDGACEAALQLAVLDAELIRDPSTGYRGLYTAGLAHKQAECRKVIERAQGLLAAFKPADAALAELQGGGSRTATHEPGDPANAQEVQPEISPRASGPVKLGTIESYGSEDAARVVVQVSAPAVFKTGFIPGEGSQGPRFFIDISKASYSGKSSYDVGGIVQRVRLGKQENGTRVVLDLAQSAHRRVFYLPEPFRLVIDISKHAPRVAQRDVARGPVAVRRVVIDPGHGGNDPGAIGGMGLAEKDVTLDIAHRAAPLIARELGISTLLTRDSDVYVPLAERTARANAFRADLFVSVHCNSSESSTGHGVMSFVLASSNDKLASSIAARENSASVAASSELARVLSGIQSATRLESQHFAGLLQRSALSSLGSKYPGLVDRGVKSAGFYVLAGAEMPAVLFETSFISNPTEEARLDSADYRQKLADAIVNAIRAYRDGV; encoded by the coding sequence GTGAGGCCCGCTGCCACCCCCTGCATTCGCCGGCGTAGCGCGCTGGTTTGCTGCGTGCTGGCTGGGGTCGTGGCCTGCTCGACGAAGCAACCGAGCGGTCAGCAACCCAGCGCGTCAGGCTCTGCGACGCTGGCTGCTCCCCCACGCACGCGCTCAGAGCTCGTTGCCGAAGCAGATCGTTTGGCGGTGGAGGGCGAGCGAGAAGACGGCCCCCAGGGAGCCAAGAAGCTCGATCAAGCCGCGCGGCTGCGGCGAGACGTGTGGCGCCGTTGGGGACGGCGGGTCGATGCGCTTGAAGCGCTCGAGCTGTGGCGTATCAGTGCGGAAAAGGAGTGGGACGGTGCGTGCGAGGCGGCACTGCAACTCGCGGTTCTGGACGCGGAGCTGATTCGGGATCCTTCGACGGGGTATCGTGGTCTCTACACCGCGGGCCTCGCGCACAAGCAAGCCGAGTGTCGTAAGGTCATCGAGCGCGCTCAGGGACTGCTCGCAGCGTTCAAACCGGCGGACGCAGCGTTGGCGGAGCTTCAAGGTGGCGGCAGTCGGACAGCGACTCACGAGCCTGGCGATCCTGCGAACGCCCAGGAGGTTCAGCCCGAGATCTCCCCTCGCGCCTCGGGTCCGGTCAAGCTCGGTACCATCGAGAGCTACGGCTCTGAGGACGCAGCGCGCGTGGTCGTCCAGGTCAGCGCACCGGCGGTGTTCAAGACCGGCTTCATCCCGGGTGAAGGCAGCCAGGGACCGCGCTTCTTCATCGATATCTCGAAGGCCAGCTACTCGGGCAAGAGTAGCTACGACGTTGGTGGGATCGTTCAACGTGTCCGCCTAGGAAAGCAGGAGAACGGGACGCGCGTCGTCCTCGATTTGGCTCAGTCTGCTCACCGTCGGGTGTTCTACCTTCCGGAGCCCTTTCGCCTGGTCATCGATATCTCGAAGCACGCCCCTCGCGTCGCCCAGCGAGACGTCGCGCGCGGGCCCGTCGCGGTTCGACGCGTGGTGATCGATCCTGGCCACGGTGGCAACGACCCCGGCGCGATCGGTGGCATGGGCCTCGCGGAGAAGGACGTCACCCTGGACATCGCCCACCGCGCCGCTCCGCTCATCGCGCGGGAGCTGGGGATTTCTACACTGCTCACGCGCGACTCGGATGTCTATGTCCCGCTCGCGGAACGCACGGCGCGTGCGAACGCATTCCGTGCGGATTTGTTTGTGAGTGTGCACTGCAACTCCTCCGAGTCCTCGACTGGTCACGGGGTGATGTCTTTCGTGCTCGCGTCGAGCAACGATAAGCTGGCGTCCTCGATCGCCGCGCGCGAGAACTCGGCTAGCGTGGCCGCATCGAGCGAATTGGCTCGGGTCTTGAGTGGGATCCAAAGCGCGACGCGCCTCGAGTCCCAGCACTTCGCGGGGCTGCTGCAGCGTTCCGCGCTCAGCTCGTTGGGGAGTAAGTACCCAGGGCTGGTCGACCGGGGTGTCAAGAGCGCGGGCTTCTACGTGCTTGCTGGGGCCGAGATGCCCGCGGTGCTCTTTGAGACTTCGTTCATCTCGAATCCCACCGAAGAAGCACGACTCGATAGCGCCGACTACCGCCAGAAGCTGGCGGACGCGATCGTCAACGCGATCCGTGCCTATCGTGACGGCGTGTAG
- a CDS encoding TraR/DksA C4-type zinc finger protein: MNKAKLKKFQQLLEDKRNEIVQRARQTLDQDMTLDADDLPDEMDLASSEYLQSFTFRLRGREKTFLEKIQKALERIDDGSFGDCEECGEPISEKRLEARPETTLCIRCKEDQERVERDFG, translated from the coding sequence ATGAACAAAGCCAAGCTGAAGAAGTTCCAGCAGCTCCTCGAGGACAAGCGCAATGAGATCGTTCAGCGCGCTCGGCAGACGTTGGACCAGGACATGACCCTGGACGCGGACGACCTGCCGGACGAGATGGACCTCGCGTCGAGCGAGTACCTGCAGTCATTCACGTTCCGCCTGCGTGGTCGCGAGAAGACCTTCTTGGAGAAGATCCAGAAGGCGCTGGAGCGAATCGACGACGGCAGCTTCGGCGATTGCGAGGAGTGCGGGGAACCCATCAGCGAAAAGCGCCTCGAGGCTCGCCCGGAGACCACGCTGTGCATCCGCTGCAAGGAAGACCAAGAGCGCGTCGAGCGCGACTTCGGCTGA